In Devosia litorisediminis, one genomic interval encodes:
- a CDS encoding ATP-binding protein, giving the protein MKSKDHLAEISAKLDAIAQALQALAPDKTPQAPALGTANAYHWDGDSGELLAVPQVSRVPLAMLKGIDAVQDILLRNTEQFARGHGANNALLWGARGMGKSSLVKAIHGDISERSEDGFERLVLIEIAREDLETLPVLMRRIANERARFIVFCDDLSFDTGETSYKSLKTILDGGLEGRPSNALFYATSNRRHLMPRDMIENERSTAINPGEAVEEKVSLSDRFGLWLGFHNCDQPTFLTMVHAYAAHYGLELDEETLRARAIEWAATRGARSGRVAIQLVRTLAGEMGKSAT; this is encoded by the coding sequence TTGAAGAGCAAAGACCACCTGGCCGAAATCAGTGCCAAACTAGATGCGATTGCCCAGGCATTGCAGGCGCTGGCGCCCGATAAAACACCACAGGCCCCTGCCCTGGGCACGGCCAATGCCTATCACTGGGATGGCGATTCGGGAGAATTGCTGGCCGTACCGCAGGTCAGTCGCGTACCTTTGGCCATGCTCAAGGGCATTGACGCAGTGCAGGACATCTTGCTGCGCAATACCGAACAGTTTGCGCGCGGTCACGGCGCCAACAATGCGCTGCTATGGGGCGCACGCGGCATGGGCAAGAGCTCGCTGGTCAAAGCGATTCACGGCGACATCAGCGAACGAAGCGAGGATGGATTTGAACGACTGGTGCTGATCGAGATTGCGCGGGAAGACCTTGAGACCCTGCCCGTCCTGATGCGCCGCATCGCCAATGAGCGCGCGCGTTTCATCGTCTTCTGCGACGATCTGAGCTTTGATACCGGCGAAACCAGCTACAAATCGCTCAAGACCATTCTTGATGGCGGACTGGAGGGGCGGCCGAGCAATGCCCTGTTCTACGCCACATCGAACCGGCGCCATCTGATGCCACGGGACATGATCGAAAACGAGCGTTCGACGGCCATCAATCCCGGCGAGGCCGTCGAAGAGAAGGTGTCGCTATCGGACCGCTTCGGTCTGTGGCTGGGGTTCCACAATTGCGATCAGCCGACCTTCCTGACCATGGTGCATGCCTATGCGGCCCATTACGGTCTGGAACTGGACGAGGAAACCTTGCGCGCAAGGGCCATTGAGTGGGCCGCAACACGCGGCGCGCGATCGGGTCGCGTCGCCATTCAACTTGTCCGCACACTGGCTGGTGAAATGGGCAAATCCGCCACCTAA
- the tatC gene encoding twin-arginine translocase subunit TatC, whose amino-acid sequence MADPKQIEDKSAETPDELAGSEAPLLEHLVELRKRLIYSAIAIVVLMAFCFIFASTIYEWLLIPYKRSVPGANLIFTAPQELFFTYLNVALFGAIFLGFPFVASQIYMFVAPGLYKHERKAFIPYLVATPIFFLAGAALVYLVVLPMALHFFAGMQTDDIEMLTSVSEYLGLAMLLILAFGICFQLPVVLTLLAQIDLVNVELLKKGRRYAIVAIVTFAAFITPPDPISQLGLALPMYLLYELSILSVRMVERRRAAALAEQEAETSGSSSE is encoded by the coding sequence ATGGCCGATCCCAAGCAGATTGAAGACAAGAGCGCCGAAACCCCGGACGAACTCGCAGGCAGCGAAGCGCCTTTGCTCGAGCATCTGGTCGAACTGCGCAAGCGGCTGATCTATTCGGCCATCGCGATCGTGGTGTTGATGGCATTCTGTTTCATCTTCGCCAGCACCATCTACGAGTGGCTGCTGATCCCCTATAAGCGCTCCGTACCGGGCGCCAATCTGATCTTCACGGCGCCGCAGGAGCTGTTCTTCACCTATCTCAATGTCGCCCTGTTCGGCGCCATTTTCCTGGGCTTCCCCTTTGTTGCCAGCCAGATTTACATGTTCGTGGCGCCCGGCCTCTACAAGCATGAACGCAAGGCGTTTATCCCTTATCTTGTAGCGACTCCGATCTTCTTCCTCGCCGGTGCGGCGCTGGTTTATCTGGTCGTGCTGCCCATGGCATTGCACTTCTTTGCCGGTATGCAGACCGACGATATCGAGATGCTGACGAGCGTCAGCGAATATCTCGGTCTGGCCATGCTGCTCATTCTGGCGTTCGGAATCTGTTTCCAACTGCCTGTCGTGCTGACGCTGCTGGCGCAGATCGATCTGGTCAATGTTGAACTGCTCAAGAAGGGCCGTCGCTACGCTATCGTGGCAATCGTGACCTTTGCTGCCTTCATCACCCCGCCCGATCCGATCTCCCAGCTTGGCCTTGCCCTGCCTATGTACCTGCTCTACGAACTCTCGATCTTGTCCGTACGGATGGTCGAGCGCCGCCGTGCCGCGGCTTTGGCCGAGCAGGAAGCGGAAACCTCCGGCTCATCGTCCGAATAG
- the yajC gene encoding preprotein translocase subunit YajC — MFVTPAYAQAAGAAGTGGIGDIFIQLMPILLLVVIFWFLIFRPQQKRLKAQQAMLAAIRRGDTVVTTGGIIGKVTKAVDGEDLEVEIASGVKVKIVRGMVSDVRSKAEPVNDNKPA, encoded by the coding sequence ATGTTTGTAACGCCCGCTTACGCCCAGGCAGCCGGCGCCGCCGGTACCGGTGGCATCGGTGACATCTTCATTCAGTTGATGCCGATTCTGCTCCTGGTCGTGATCTTCTGGTTCCTGATCTTCCGCCCACAGCAGAAGCGTCTGAAAGCCCAGCAGGCCATGTTGGCAGCGATCCGTCGCGGCGACACCGTGGTCACCACCGGCGGTATCATCGGCAAGGTCACCAAGGCTGTTGATGGCGAAGATCTTGAAGTCGAGATCGCCTCGGGCGTGAAGGTCAAGATCGTGCGCGGCATGGTCTCTGATGTCCGCTCCAAGGCTGAGCCGGTCAACGACAACAAGCCAGCCTGA
- the surE gene encoding 5'/3'-nucleotidase SurE, translating into MGLRILITNDDGVDAPGIAIMADIARALSDDVWIVAPDGNQSGAGHRLSFGHELTIDQRDARTFAVVGGSPADCVVAGMTHLLGDRPADVVLSGVNAGQNLGDIVNCSGTAAGAREGAMQGAIGIAMSQGVDYEISRDVDWSNAKAHGLAAARAVIAAAQGREHYYNVNFPFCDPATTKGIAVVPLQRFSRSPFSYYPSDNAGKFFVAIPQTPLPLDRGADFETMRRDGYVTVTPLLLQQTDMGLAERLNGTLTL; encoded by the coding sequence ATGGGCCTGCGCATCCTCATCACCAATGACGACGGTGTGGATGCGCCCGGCATCGCCATCATGGCCGACATCGCGCGGGCGCTCAGTGACGACGTCTGGATTGTTGCCCCGGATGGCAATCAGTCAGGGGCGGGGCACCGGCTCAGCTTTGGCCACGAACTGACAATCGACCAGCGCGATGCCCGCACCTTTGCCGTGGTCGGCGGGTCGCCCGCCGACTGCGTGGTGGCCGGCATGACCCATCTGCTGGGTGACCGGCCCGCCGATGTGGTGCTCTCTGGGGTCAATGCGGGGCAGAACCTTGGTGACATCGTCAATTGCTCGGGCACCGCAGCGGGAGCCCGTGAGGGCGCCATGCAGGGCGCTATCGGCATCGCCATGAGTCAGGGGGTCGATTACGAGATCAGTCGCGATGTCGACTGGTCCAATGCCAAGGCACATGGTCTGGCTGCTGCCCGCGCGGTCATTGCTGCCGCACAAGGGCGGGAGCACTACTACAACGTCAACTTCCCGTTCTGTGACCCCGCCACCACCAAGGGCATCGCCGTAGTGCCGCTGCAGCGCTTCTCACGGTCGCCGTTCAGCTATTATCCCAGCGACAATGCCGGCAAGTTCTTCGTTGCCATTCCACAGACTCCATTGCCGCTCGATCGCGGCGCCGATTTTGAAACCATGCGCCGGGACGGCTATGTCACCGTCACGCCGCTTCTGCTGCAGCAGACGGATATGGGGCTGGCCGAGCGCCTCAATGGCACGCTGACACTGTAG
- the secD gene encoding protein translocase subunit SecD: protein MQFSPVRTAIIIAVTLLGFFFALPSFLPQTVRDAWPSWLPSQTIVLGLDLQGGSHLLLEVNQDGIVTERLADLRRDARSILANDNGIGNLITTDEVSRSISIELTDPTQADTALTALAGLQNSVGGTLFSTSGVQELTIEPAADGRITVALTQEGIDDRMSALVAQSIEVIRNRIDELGTTEPTIQRQGNNRVLVQVPGFGDSTRLKDIISRTARLTFHMVYPGMTAAQADAQGLPAGTMILPSQDGGSELLYEDIALGGESLVDAQPSYDQQRAMPVVSFRFDTRGAIAFGQITSNNVGQRFAIVLDNQVITAPVIQSPITGGSGQISGSFTTATANDLAVLLRGGALPASLDIVEERSVSAGLGADSIRAGVTAGIIGAIAVIVFMVIAYGLFGVFADIAVMLNVVLILAALSMLGATLTLPGIAGIVLTIGMAVDANVLIFERIREELAAGRSKISAIEAGFQRAMATILDANITTLIAAVVLFYLGSGPVQGFAVTLALGILTTLFTAYMVTLFIVGRWYNWARPKTLRIQLVRLIPDGTKISFMGIRKYAIAFSIITSILSLGWFGYHGLNLGIDFRGGSAMEIQATDGTAEPGAIREALSALDLGEIQVQGFGETDRLLVRVQTQDGGASAQQDAVNLVQQTIEDAGYVTRGTETVGPTVSSELAITGAIGLGVALLGILVYLWFRFEWQFAVGAIISTGHDVILTIGLFAFVGLEFNASSIAAILTIVGYSLNDTVVIYDRIREYRMKYKKIGLPEIIDISINSTLPRTILTASTTFIALMALVVFGGDVIRSFTISMAWGVLVGTYSSIFIAAPILIYLGVTTRLDQAGDKDGTELTDPTDGAAV from the coding sequence ATGCAGTTCTCGCCGGTCCGTACCGCCATCATCATTGCTGTCACTCTGCTGGGCTTCTTCTTCGCCCTGCCGAGCTTTTTGCCGCAAACCGTGCGGGACGCATGGCCGAGCTGGCTGCCGTCGCAGACCATCGTCCTGGGCCTTGATTTGCAGGGCGGCTCGCATCTGCTGCTGGAGGTCAATCAGGATGGCATTGTCACAGAGCGCCTGGCGGACCTTCGCCGCGACGCCCGCAGCATTCTGGCCAATGACAATGGCATCGGCAATCTGATCACCACCGACGAGGTCTCGCGCTCGATTTCGATCGAACTGACCGACCCGACACAGGCTGACACTGCGCTGACCGCGCTGGCAGGCCTGCAGAATTCGGTCGGGGGTACGTTGTTCTCGACCTCCGGCGTCCAGGAACTGACCATCGAGCCCGCTGCTGACGGGCGGATCACCGTGGCGCTGACCCAGGAGGGTATCGACGACCGCATGTCCGCTCTGGTCGCGCAGTCGATCGAAGTTATCCGCAATCGTATTGACGAGCTGGGCACAACCGAGCCGACCATTCAGCGTCAGGGCAATAATCGTGTTCTGGTGCAGGTCCCGGGCTTTGGCGACTCCACGCGTCTCAAGGACATTATTTCGCGCACTGCGCGCCTGACTTTCCACATGGTCTATCCCGGCATGACAGCCGCGCAGGCCGATGCCCAGGGTCTGCCTGCCGGCACCATGATCCTGCCCAGCCAGGATGGCGGCAGCGAACTGCTCTATGAAGACATCGCCCTTGGTGGCGAATCCCTGGTGGACGCGCAGCCCAGCTATGACCAGCAGCGCGCCATGCCCGTCGTGAGTTTCCGCTTCGACACCCGCGGCGCCATTGCCTTCGGCCAGATCACCTCGAACAATGTCGGCCAGCGTTTCGCTATCGTGCTCGACAACCAGGTTATCACTGCCCCTGTGATCCAGTCGCCCATTACCGGTGGTTCGGGCCAGATCAGCGGCAGCTTCACCACCGCTACCGCCAACGACCTTGCCGTGCTGCTGCGTGGTGGTGCTTTGCCCGCCAGCCTCGATATCGTTGAAGAGCGCTCGGTCAGTGCCGGTCTTGGCGCGGATTCTATCCGTGCAGGTGTCACCGCCGGTATCATCGGCGCGATCGCAGTGATCGTCTTTATGGTCATCGCCTATGGTCTGTTCGGTGTGTTTGCCGACATTGCAGTGATGCTCAATGTCGTGCTGATCCTGGCTGCTCTGTCCATGCTTGGTGCAACCCTCACGCTGCCCGGCATCGCCGGTATCGTTCTGACCATCGGTATGGCGGTTGACGCCAATGTGCTGATCTTCGAGCGCATACGTGAGGAACTGGCTGCCGGACGGAGCAAGATTTCCGCCATTGAAGCGGGCTTCCAGCGCGCCATGGCCACCATTCTGGATGCCAACATTACCACGCTGATTGCTGCCGTGGTTCTGTTCTACCTCGGCTCGGGCCCGGTTCAGGGCTTCGCCGTCACGCTGGCTCTGGGTATTCTGACGACTTTGTTCACCGCTTATATGGTGACCCTGTTCATCGTTGGTCGCTGGTACAATTGGGCTCGCCCCAAGACCCTGCGCATTCAGCTGGTGCGCCTGATCCCGGACGGCACCAAGATCTCCTTCATGGGCATTCGCAAATACGCGATTGCCTTCTCGATCATCACCTCGATCCTGTCGCTGGGCTGGTTTGGCTATCACGGCCTCAATCTCGGCATTGATTTCCGCGGCGGTTCCGCCATGGAAATCCAGGCCACCGACGGCACAGCCGAACCCGGTGCGATCCGCGAAGCGCTCTCGGCGCTCGATCTTGGTGAAATCCAGGTGCAGGGCTTTGGTGAGACCGACCGGCTTCTGGTGCGCGTTCAGACCCAGGACGGCGGCGCATCTGCCCAGCAGGATGCTGTCAATTTGGTGCAGCAGACCATCGAGGATGCTGGCTACGTGACTCGCGGTACTGAAACCGTTGGCCCCACGGTTTCGAGCGAACTGGCCATCACCGGGGCCATCGGCCTTGGTGTCGCGCTGCTCGGCATTCTGGTCTATCTCTGGTTCCGCTTCGAGTGGCAGTTCGCGGTTGGTGCGATCATCTCGACGGGTCACGACGTGATCCTTACCATCGGCCTGTTCGCCTTTGTCGGGCTGGAGTTCAACGCGTCCAGTATCGCCGCGATCCTGACCATTGTCGGTTACTCACTCAACGATACCGTCGTGATTTACGACCGCATCCGCGAATACCGCATGAAGTACAAGAAGATCGGCTTGCCCGAGATCATCGATATCTCGATCAACTCGACCCTGCCGCGTACCATCCTGACAGCATCGACCACCTTCATCGCGCTGATGGCTTTGGTGGTGTTTGGTGGCGATGTGATCCGCAGCTTCACCATCTCGATGGCTTGGGGCGTGCTGGTCGGTACCTATTCGTCGATCTTCATCGCCGCACCGATCCTGATCTATCTCGGTGTTACCACCCGTCTGGATCAGGCTGGCGACAAGGATGGCACGGAGTTGACCGATCCCACGGATGGCGCGGCGGTCTGA
- a CDS encoding ABC transporter ATP-binding protein: protein MTEELAGWGTRGTTGVSFAATLEFDAVDVRLGGRAVLNQFSLTMRPGEIVCLLGESGSGKSTALRVAAGIQPIHAGAVRINGETVSAPGITVPADRRGVGLMFQDFALFPHLTVLQNVLFGLRRLGRDAALGQARAALRRVGLGDREADYPHMLSGGQQQRLALARSVAPRPGVLLLDEPFSSLDARLRETVREETLAVLRETNVTSLIVTHDPEEAMVLGDRVALLRQGRIAQIGTAAEIYRNPVDLSAARFFSPLSEIECVVQNEQVQTPLGDVATPGLIDGSHVTIAIRPAGGARIRQSGPGTPGRITSKRDAIGEDICEVKVAGLDIPLGVRQPASAALAVGHDVFVTLNPEHVLVFPRV from the coding sequence ATGACTGAAGAACTTGCAGGCTGGGGAACGCGCGGCACCACTGGTGTCAGCTTCGCCGCCACCCTCGAATTTGATGCCGTTGACGTCCGCCTTGGGGGCAGGGCGGTGCTCAACCAGTTCAGCCTCACCATGCGCCCCGGCGAGATCGTCTGCCTGCTCGGCGAATCGGGCTCCGGCAAGTCTACCGCGCTGCGCGTAGCCGCCGGCATCCAGCCAATTCACGCCGGTGCCGTCCGCATTAACGGCGAAACCGTCTCTGCGCCCGGCATCACCGTGCCAGCGGATCGACGTGGTGTTGGCCTGATGTTTCAAGATTTTGCGCTGTTTCCGCACCTGACGGTGCTGCAGAACGTTCTGTTTGGCCTGCGCCGCCTGGGGCGTGATGCCGCACTGGGGCAAGCCCGCGCTGCACTGCGCCGCGTCGGTCTGGGCGATCGTGAAGCAGATTATCCCCACATGCTTTCAGGTGGCCAGCAGCAGCGTCTGGCCCTGGCACGCAGCGTCGCCCCGCGTCCCGGCGTGCTACTGCTCGACGAGCCATTCTCCAGCCTGGACGCCCGACTGCGTGAAACCGTGCGCGAGGAAACTCTGGCCGTTCTGCGCGAAACCAATGTTACCAGCCTGATCGTCACCCATGATCCCGAAGAGGCCATGGTGTTGGGCGACCGCGTCGCGCTGCTGCGCCAGGGCCGCATCGCCCAGATCGGTACAGCGGCCGAAATCTACCGCAATCCGGTGGATTTGAGCGCCGCGCGCTTCTTTTCGCCGCTCAGCGAAATTGAGTGCGTGGTGCAAAATGAACAGGTCCAGACGCCGCTGGGCGACGTCGCCACGCCCGGCCTGATCGACGGCAGTCATGTCACCATCGCCATCCGGCCCGCCGGAGGTGCGCGTATTCGCCAGTCGGGGCCGGGCACCCCGGGTCGCATCACCAGCAAGCGCGATGCAATCGGCGAGGACATCTGCGAAGTCAAAGTCGCCGGCCTCGACATCCCATTGGGTGTTCGCCAGCCCGCCAGTGCCGCATTAGCCGTCGGTCACGACGTCTTCGTGACCCTTAACCCGGAACACGTTCTTGTGTTTCCCCGCGTTTGA
- the serS gene encoding serine--tRNA ligase has translation MFDIKWIRANAEAFDAAVSRRKGGSASASELLAIDDRRREIIQRLNEAQEQRNALSKQIGQAKAQKDEAKAQALMAEVAQLKEFIPQGEADERAVERELHDALAVIPNLVFDDVPDGADETDNVEYFGANGTAETAARQRAPKPSFSFTPKEHYEVGVAARDMDFEAAAKLSGSRFVVLKGQIARLERALGQFMLDLHTTQHGYIEVQPPLLVRDEALFGTNQLPKFEDDLFFTPHGDSRLALIPTAEVPLTNLVREAILSEDELPLRMTALTPCFRSEAGSAGRDTRGMLRQHQFNKVEMVSITTPETSIEEHERMLGCAEAVLQKLGLHYRVMDLCTGDVGFGAKRTYDLEVWLPGQNAYREISSVSVCGDFQARRMDARYRPAGEKQAPRFVHTLNGSGTAVGRCLIAVLENYQQEDGTVRVPDVLQPYMGGLTAIGGQ, from the coding sequence ATGTTCGATATCAAGTGGATCAGAGCCAACGCCGAAGCCTTCGACGCTGCCGTATCACGGCGCAAAGGAGGCTCTGCCAGTGCGTCTGAACTGCTCGCCATCGATGATCGGCGGCGCGAGATTATCCAGCGTCTCAATGAAGCCCAGGAACAGCGCAATGCGCTGTCCAAGCAGATTGGTCAGGCCAAGGCGCAAAAAGACGAAGCCAAGGCTCAGGCACTGATGGCAGAGGTAGCCCAGCTCAAGGAATTCATCCCGCAGGGTGAAGCCGATGAGCGCGCCGTGGAGCGCGAACTGCACGATGCCCTCGCCGTCATTCCCAATCTGGTGTTCGACGACGTGCCCGATGGCGCCGATGAAACCGACAATGTCGAGTATTTTGGTGCCAATGGCACGGCCGAAACGGCCGCAAGGCAGCGCGCGCCAAAGCCCAGCTTCAGCTTCACGCCCAAGGAGCATTACGAGGTTGGCGTCGCCGCGCGCGACATGGACTTTGAAGCTGCGGCCAAACTCTCGGGTAGCCGGTTTGTCGTGCTCAAGGGCCAGATCGCCCGACTTGAACGCGCCCTGGGCCAGTTCATGCTCGACCTGCACACCACCCAGCATGGGTATATTGAAGTCCAGCCGCCACTGTTGGTGCGCGACGAAGCGCTGTTCGGCACCAACCAGCTGCCCAAGTTTGAAGACGATCTGTTCTTCACCCCGCATGGCGACTCGCGCCTTGCCCTGATCCCTACTGCCGAAGTGCCGCTGACCAATCTGGTGCGCGAAGCGATCCTGTCCGAAGACGAACTGCCGCTGCGCATGACGGCGCTGACCCCGTGCTTCCGTTCCGAAGCCGGATCTGCCGGTCGCGATACGCGCGGCATGCTACGCCAGCACCAGTTCAACAAGGTCGAGATGGTCTCCATCACCACCCCGGAAACCTCGATTGAGGAGCATGAGCGCATGCTGGGCTGTGCAGAAGCCGTGCTGCAAAAGCTCGGCCTGCATTACAGGGTCATGGACCTGTGCACCGGTGATGTCGGTTTCGGCGCCAAGCGCACCTACGATCTAGAAGTGTGGCTGCCGGGCCAGAATGCCTATCGCGAGATTTCGTCGGTTTCGGTGTGTGGTGACTTCCAGGCACGCCGTATGGACGCTCGCTATCGTCCCGCTGGTGAGAAGCAGGCGCCGCGCTTTGTCCATACCCTGAATGGCTCGGGTACTGCTGTTGGCCGCTGCCTGATTGCCGTACTGGAAAACTACCAGCAGGAAGATGGCACTGTTCGCGTGCCGGACGTGCTGCAGCCCTATATGGGCGGTCTGACCGCGATTGGTGGCCAGTAA
- the tatA gene encoding twin-arginine translocase TatA/TatE family subunit gives MHAPGIWGILVVAVVVILLFGRGKISGMMGEVASGIKAFQKGMKDDDDKPVERVATTTETAQPEKKDV, from the coding sequence ATGCACGCGCCAGGAATTTGGGGTATTCTCGTTGTTGCCGTCGTCGTGATCCTGCTGTTTGGTCGCGGCAAGATCTCCGGCATGATGGGTGAAGTTGCCTCGGGCATCAAAGCCTTCCAGAAGGGCATGAAGGATGACGACGACAAGCCTGTTGAGCGTGTCGCGACGACCACTGAGACTGCTCAGCCTGAAAAAAAGGACGTCTAG
- the tatB gene encoding Sec-independent protein translocase protein TatB has product MLGLGWTEMLVIGVMALIVIGPKDLPVVMNRIGKVAGQIRRMGTEFQREINKTTGLDEVRNLRNSITAPLKKTSDEIRKEFNAMTPTGAKPSGVIKPADPDAESVVDEIKAKAGMSEPAKPKTADEIAREAGFKPAGPAPKTSSATFGKPAAKADKPAAAADKPAAKPKAARKAPAKAKAAPTSPVTSGDLPAVADTAADVKKPTPARKPAAKKAAPVAKKTAPAKAAATGADADVTPAKSALKKRAPAKSRAAATPKAAPKTAAKAGDE; this is encoded by the coding sequence ATGCTCGGCTTGGGCTGGACAGAGATGCTGGTGATCGGCGTCATGGCGTTGATTGTGATCGGGCCGAAAGACCTGCCAGTGGTGATGAACCGCATTGGCAAGGTCGCGGGTCAGATCAGGCGTATGGGTACTGAGTTCCAGCGCGAGATCAACAAGACCACGGGGCTGGACGAGGTGCGCAATCTACGCAACTCGATCACCGCGCCGCTTAAAAAGACGTCTGATGAAATCCGCAAGGAATTCAACGCGATGACGCCGACTGGCGCCAAGCCGTCCGGCGTCATCAAGCCAGCCGATCCCGATGCGGAAAGCGTCGTTGACGAGATCAAGGCCAAGGCTGGCATGAGCGAGCCCGCCAAGCCAAAGACAGCCGACGAAATTGCCAGGGAAGCCGGTTTCAAGCCTGCCGGCCCGGCGCCCAAGACCTCTTCGGCAACCTTTGGCAAGCCAGCCGCCAAGGCCGATAAGCCTGCGGCGGCCGCTGACAAGCCTGCAGCAAAGCCAAAAGCGGCCCGCAAGGCCCCCGCCAAGGCCAAGGCAGCGCCGACCAGCCCTGTGACCAGCGGTGACCTGCCAGCTGTTGCTGACACCGCCGCCGACGTTAAAAAGCCGACACCCGCCAGGAAGCCCGCTGCCAAGAAGGCGGCGCCGGTAGCTAAAAAGACTGCGCCAGCTAAGGCTGCCGCGACCGGGGCTGACGCCGACGTCACCCCCGCCAAGTCGGCGCTGAAAAAGCGCGCTCCGGCCAAATCCAGGGCTGCCGCAACGCCCAAGGCCGCACCGAAAACCGCCGCCAAGGCCGGGGACGAATAG
- a CDS encoding M23 family metallopeptidase, with amino-acid sequence MSIRVSRRAPKGAVAMAGLLVAAVALSGCSSLGSRAFGDPTTTGALPQAAPQSFNQPMPASLGAPQNMVADAQFLPPANVGGSMGQSGTVQPLWGQPTQPAFSQPITPMASGGAAPTVQSQNLPVLSSSPQGSVPAMQAQPAVASATMPSPAALGSMPTNNSVPTLAAVTPSAPATSGTFTHTIASGESLYTIARRYEVTTQSLVQANSLESPDKIVVGQKVIIPGRADLLSTKAPVARTASVSETIAPVPAQQTLPQAAPNTLQATAAPAAAPAPVAAPATAEPVKVAAAPAAEPVMSGSDKFRWPVSGRVLVDFAASKGTGINIEAAEGASIKAAENGTVIYVGSGVEGYGNLILIRHPNGYVSAYAHLGSMNVAKGTNVSRGDTIGAAGKTGSVTKPQLHFELRKGATPVDPVPLLAS; translated from the coding sequence ATGAGTATCCGCGTATCCCGTCGGGCACCCAAGGGTGCCGTTGCGATGGCTGGCCTTCTGGTTGCTGCCGTTGCCCTGTCCGGGTGTTCCAGTCTGGGTAGTCGCGCCTTTGGCGACCCCACCACGACTGGCGCGCTCCCGCAGGCCGCTCCCCAATCATTTAATCAGCCCATGCCGGCCAGCCTTGGCGCGCCGCAGAACATGGTGGCTGACGCCCAGTTCCTGCCACCGGCCAATGTCGGTGGTTCAATGGGGCAGTCCGGAACGGTTCAGCCGCTCTGGGGTCAGCCGACACAACCCGCATTCAGCCAGCCGATCACGCCCATGGCGAGCGGCGGTGCTGCGCCTACCGTTCAGTCGCAAAATCTACCAGTTCTGAGTTCTTCGCCCCAGGGATCCGTTCCAGCCATGCAAGCACAGCCCGCCGTCGCTTCGGCTACCATGCCGTCTCCCGCTGCCCTTGGCAGCATGCCGACCAATAATTCGGTGCCAACGCTGGCTGCGGTGACGCCATCAGCGCCGGCTACCAGTGGGACCTTTACCCACACCATCGCCAGCGGTGAATCGCTCTATACGATTGCCCGCCGCTATGAGGTGACGACCCAGTCGCTGGTTCAGGCCAATAGCCTGGAATCACCCGACAAGATCGTCGTTGGTCAGAAGGTGATCATCCCGGGTCGCGCCGATCTGCTCTCCACCAAGGCTCCCGTCGCCAGGACGGCGTCGGTCAGCGAGACAATCGCCCCTGTTCCGGCCCAGCAGACCCTGCCACAGGCTGCGCCCAATACATTGCAGGCCACCGCGGCCCCGGCTGCCGCTCCTGCTCCAGTTGCGGCCCCTGCCACGGCTGAACCCGTCAAGGTTGCTGCAGCACCTGCCGCAGAACCAGTCATGTCCGGCAGTGACAAGTTCCGCTGGCCCGTCAGTGGCCGTGTGCTGGTCGATTTCGCTGCTTCCAAGGGCACCGGCATCAATATTGAAGCCGCAGAGGGTGCCTCGATCAAGGCCGCCGAAAACGGCACCGTCATCTATGTCGGTTCGGGCGTTGAGGGGTATGGCAATCTGATCCTGATCCGCCACCCCAATGGCTACGTCTCAGCCTACGCTCATCTCGGTTCAATGAATGTTGCCAAGGGCACCAATGTCAGCCGCGGTGATACCATCGGCGCTGCCGGCAAGACCGGCTCGGTGACCAAGCCGCAGCTGCACTTTGAGCTGCGCAAGGGTGCGACACCGGTCGATCCGGTTCCGCTGCTCGCCAGCTAG